From the genome of Acidobacteriota bacterium, one region includes:
- the pilO gene encoding type 4a pilus biogenesis protein PilO, whose translation MERLRRKVRQKPALSLSVMGLLLAGSIYASTIRPLQFRLEGLEQEFLRARTHQNQTDSALDRLTRLKEEFGEHRTLLQDEGGPVEGETSGSEAISQIVRLALQRGLRPTRVSPSTPVVEEFLTHWPLDLVVAGGFHGLGRFFQDLAELDEIVNVRRLSISRRDPSLPAMTLDASISLTFFRINLQDFDPDQEPEQEEAP comes from the coding sequence ATGGAGAGGCTTCGTCGAAAGGTCCGCCAAAAACCTGCCCTTTCCCTGTCCGTCATGGGACTTCTCCTGGCGGGTTCCATCTATGCTTCGACGATCCGTCCGCTCCAATTCCGCCTCGAGGGGCTGGAGCAGGAATTTCTGCGGGCACGGACCCATCAAAATCAGACCGACTCGGCCCTGGATCGCCTCACGAGGCTCAAGGAAGAATTCGGCGAGCACCGCACGCTCCTCCAGGACGAGGGAGGACCGGTCGAGGGGGAGACTTCCGGTTCCGAGGCCATCAGTCAAATCGTACGGCTGGCTCTCCAACGTGGTCTGCGTCCCACACGAGTCTCTCCCTCGACCCCGGTCGTGGAGGAATTCCTGACCCATTGGCCATTGGACCTGGTCGTGGCGGGAGGATTTCACGGTCTGGGCCGATTCTTTCAGGATCTCGCGGAACTGGATGAGATCGTCAACGTCCGAAGACTGTCCATCAGCCGCCGGGACCCTTCCCTTCCGGCGATGACTCTGGACGCTTCCATCTCCCTGACCTTCTTCCGGATCAACCTGCAGGACTTCGACCCGGACCAAGAGCCGGAGCAGGAGGAGGCGCCATGA
- a CDS encoding PilN domain-containing protein: MNGTHKRSAILAAPGRELLILAAACCILVGTAVWHQSLDSRTDAGETRLAAIGDGRGRLEAVLKRVRRWEEAVEDLIRCRDRIRELKIRQASPLSLWNRLMDRFPSGEELSLHRLDWEDGTLTLEGTAATPSAAGTLLDRLDPDAGFSKVELRSMEQTGNTVQFAVTARTGH, encoded by the coding sequence ATGAACGGAACCCACAAACGATCGGCGATTCTGGCGGCGCCGGGACGCGAACTGCTGATCCTGGCGGCCGCATGCTGCATCCTCGTGGGAACCGCCGTCTGGCACCAGTCGCTGGACTCCCGGACAGACGCGGGCGAAACCCGGCTGGCGGCGATCGGCGACGGTCGAGGGAGACTGGAAGCAGTTCTGAAGAGGGTCCGGCGCTGGGAAGAAGCGGTCGAAGACCTGATCCGGTGCCGCGACCGCATCCGGGAACTCAAGATCCGCCAGGCATCCCCTCTTTCGCTGTGGAACCGGCTCATGGACCGGTTCCCGTCCGGGGAGGAACTATCCCTGCACCGTCTGGATTGGGAGGACGGAACACTGACTCTCGAGGGAACCGCCGCGACCCCCTCCGCCGCCGGGACTCTGCTGGACCGTCTGGATCCGGACGCCGGATTTTCCAAAGTGGAACTGCGATCCATGGAACAAACAGGGAACACCGTCCAATTCGCCGTCACTGCCCGAACCGGGCACTGA
- the rplM gene encoding 50S ribosomal protein L13: protein MKNSNKTFLPGFDEIDRKWFVVDASDQVLGRLATRLATLLMGKDRPNYTDFLDTGAFVIVVNADKVRLTGKKWSQKVYYSHSRYPGGLKEITAENLLRRYPDRLVRLAVRGMLPKNKLGKRMIRKLKIYAGADHPHQAQKPEPLAL from the coding sequence ATGAAGAATTCGAATAAGACGTTTCTTCCTGGTTTCGACGAAATCGACAGGAAGTGGTTCGTCGTGGACGCCAGCGATCAGGTTCTGGGACGCTTGGCGACTCGTCTGGCTACCCTTCTCATGGGTAAGGACCGGCCGAACTACACCGATTTTCTCGATACCGGCGCATTCGTGATCGTCGTCAACGCCGACAAAGTGCGCCTGACCGGGAAGAAGTGGTCCCAGAAGGTCTACTATTCCCACAGCCGTTACCCGGGGGGGCTTAAGGAGATAACGGCCGAGAATCTGCTGCGCCGGTATCCGGATCGTCTCGTACGCCTGGCGGTTCGAGGTATGCTGCCGAAGAACAAGTTGGGCAAGAGGATGATCCGGAAACTCAAGATCTATGCTGGCGCCGACCATCCGCATCAAGCTCAGAAGCCGGAGCCGCTGGCCCTTTAG
- the rpsI gene encoding 30S ribosomal protein S9 translates to MNEVQYYGTGKRKSATARVFLMPGEGQIVVNHVDFQEYFRNRTQQVVVLQPLAQTENNDKFDVYINVKGGGYSGQAGAVRLGIARALLQFDPDLRATLKKAGLLRRDQRVKERKKYGQPGARKRFQFSKR, encoded by the coding sequence TTGAACGAGGTTCAATACTACGGAACGGGCAAGAGGAAGTCCGCCACTGCACGAGTGTTCCTGATGCCCGGGGAAGGGCAGATCGTCGTCAACCACGTCGATTTCCAGGAGTACTTCCGCAACCGGACGCAACAGGTTGTCGTTCTGCAACCTCTGGCGCAGACGGAGAACAACGACAAGTTCGACGTGTACATCAACGTCAAGGGCGGGGGATATTCCGGACAGGCCGGCGCCGTCCGGCTGGGAATAGCCCGTGCCCTGCTCCAGTTCGATCCCGATCTCCGCGCTACGCTGAAGAAGGCCGGGCTTCTCAGGCGCGATCAGCGGGTCAAGGAACGGAAGAAATACGGGCAACCCGGGGCGCGTAAGCGGTTCCAATTTTCCAAGAGGTAG
- the rpsB gene encoding 30S ribosomal protein S2 yields the protein MSSIPIKQLLDAGVHFGHQTRRWNPKMKPFIFGQRNGIHIVDLRTTLRYFKRAIDFLVERSIRGSSVLFVGTKRQAQDTIEREAERCEAHYVNNRWLGGLLTNFATVRNSIKRYKDLEEKRVNGFYDKLSKKEVARLERERKKLDKNLRGIRDMERLPDILFVVDTNREVIAVKEAAKLGIPVIAVVDTNSDPDDVDFVIPGNDDALRSVRLFTSTIADAILAGKAIREARLAEAREKAAREKAAREKAAREKAARERALREKVLQEKAAQEQAAQQTSTPPDAAVAATPAPAVPAATAPTSE from the coding sequence GTGAGTTCCATTCCCATCAAGCAACTGCTGGACGCCGGTGTCCATTTCGGGCATCAGACAAGGCGCTGGAATCCGAAGATGAAGCCGTTCATTTTCGGCCAGCGAAACGGCATCCACATCGTCGATCTCCGTACCACGCTCCGGTATTTCAAACGGGCCATCGATTTTCTCGTCGAGCGGAGCATCCGGGGGAGTTCCGTGCTGTTCGTCGGCACCAAGAGACAGGCCCAGGACACCATTGAACGGGAAGCCGAGAGATGCGAGGCCCACTATGTCAACAACCGTTGGCTCGGTGGTCTCCTGACCAATTTTGCGACCGTCCGGAACAGCATCAAGCGATACAAGGATCTGGAAGAAAAACGGGTCAACGGCTTCTACGACAAGCTCTCCAAGAAGGAAGTGGCGCGGCTGGAGCGGGAACGCAAAAAGCTGGACAAGAATCTGCGCGGCATCAGGGACATGGAGCGGCTCCCCGACATCCTCTTCGTGGTGGACACGAACCGGGAGGTCATCGCCGTCAAGGAAGCCGCCAAGCTGGGCATTCCGGTGATCGCCGTGGTGGACACCAACAGCGATCCTGACGATGTCGACTTCGTGATTCCGGGAAACGACGACGCATTGCGATCGGTGAGGCTGTTCACTTCCACCATCGCGGATGCGATCCTGGCCGGAAAGGCGATCCGGGAAGCTCGTCTGGCAGAGGCCCGGGAAAAAGCGGCCCGGGAAAAGGCGGCCCGCGAGAAAGCGGCCCGGGAAAAGGCGGCTCGCGAGAGGGCTCTGCGAGAAAAGGTGCTCCAGGAGAAGGCCGCGCAGGAGCAGGCGGCGCAGCAGACCTCGACACCGCCCGATGCCGCCGTGGCGGCCACTCCCGCGCCCGCGGTGCCGGCCGCGACTGCCCCCACCTCCGAATAA
- the tsf gene encoding translation elongation factor Ts, with amino-acid sequence MSVTAAQVKALRDRTGAGMMECKRALVEADGDLDRGVVILRERGLAAAAKRSGRATSEGTVGQYIHAGGKLGVLLEVNCETDFVARTDEFQELVRDLAMQVAASNPLYVRREEVGSEEVDREKEIYRNQALATGKPEFIVERIVEGRLEKYYSAVCLYEQPFVKDPSITVEQFIKSKIATLKENITARRFCRFKVGEEL; translated from the coding sequence ATGAGTGTAACCGCAGCACAGGTCAAGGCGCTCCGGGACCGGACCGGCGCCGGAATGATGGAGTGCAAGAGGGCGCTGGTCGAGGCCGATGGAGACTTGGATCGAGGCGTGGTCATCCTTCGCGAACGGGGCCTGGCCGCAGCCGCCAAGAGGTCTGGCCGCGCCACCAGCGAGGGGACGGTGGGTCAGTACATCCATGCCGGCGGCAAGCTGGGTGTTCTCCTGGAAGTGAATTGTGAGACCGATTTCGTGGCACGCACCGATGAATTCCAGGAACTCGTCCGGGACCTGGCCATGCAGGTGGCTGCTTCCAACCCCCTTTACGTGCGGCGGGAAGAGGTGGGTTCCGAGGAGGTCGATCGGGAGAAGGAGATCTACCGAAACCAGGCGCTGGCAACGGGCAAACCTGAATTTATCGTCGAGAGAATCGTCGAGGGCCGCTTGGAAAAGTACTACTCCGCCGTGTGCCTTTACGAGCAGCCCTTCGTCAAGGACCCTTCGATCACCGTCGAGCAGTTCATCAAGTCCAAGATCGCCACTTTGAAGGAAAACATCACGGCCCGTCGCTTTTGCCGGTTCAAGGTGGGAGAAGAACTCTAG
- the pyrH gene encoding UMP kinase, giving the protein MERPAYRRLLVKLSGEMLMGEGHFGVDPAMMEGVALQVKEVHELGVETAVVVGGGNIIRGVNVSEAGFDRATGDYMGMLATIINSLALQNALEKNDVDTRVLSAIHVSELAEPFIRRRAIRHLEKKRVVIFAAGTGSPYFSTDTAAALRAMEIRADAILKGTKVDGVYDSDPQVNADAKRYDRLTYLQVLEKGLKVMDATAISLCMDHDLPIVVFSLRQKGNITNAVLGKKVGSVISH; this is encoded by the coding sequence CTGGAACGACCCGCCTACCGGCGGCTTCTCGTCAAGCTCAGCGGCGAGATGCTCATGGGCGAGGGCCACTTCGGCGTCGATCCCGCCATGATGGAGGGTGTCGCCCTCCAGGTTAAAGAAGTTCACGAACTGGGTGTGGAGACTGCCGTCGTAGTCGGCGGCGGCAACATCATTCGCGGTGTGAATGTCAGTGAGGCCGGGTTCGACCGGGCCACGGGCGACTACATGGGCATGCTGGCCACCATCATCAACTCTCTGGCTTTGCAGAACGCCCTCGAGAAAAACGACGTCGACACCCGGGTCCTGAGTGCCATCCATGTCTCGGAACTGGCGGAGCCCTTCATTCGGCGGCGAGCTATCCGGCACCTGGAGAAGAAACGGGTCGTCATCTTCGCGGCCGGCACCGGCAGTCCCTATTTCTCCACCGACACGGCGGCGGCCCTGCGAGCGATGGAAATCCGGGCCGACGCGATCTTGAAGGGGACCAAAGTCGACGGCGTTTACGATTCGGATCCCCAAGTCAATGCGGATGCCAAACGCTACGACCGGCTGACCTATCTTCAGGTTCTGGAAAAAGGTCTCAAGGTGATGGACGCAACGGCCATATCGTTGTGCATGGATCACGATCTGCCCATCGTTGTGTTCAGTCTCCGGCAGAAGGGGAACATCACGAACGCGGTCCTGGGCAAGAAGGTTGGTTCCGTCATCAGCCACTGA
- the frr gene encoding ribosome recycling factor, translated as MNGNSVEQVLTETRTRMRKSVEDLSRELATVRTGRASLHLFDPIRVDYYGTLTPISQLATLHVAEATMVTIQPWDPTQIENITRAILASNLGLNPSNDGRLIRVPIPPLTEERRKQLARHVRKVTEQHRTAVRNIRRSSNDRLKKLSRSKAISEDDEHRGYDKVQKITDDFIAQADDLGRLKESEVLEV; from the coding sequence ATGAACGGAAACTCCGTCGAGCAGGTGTTGACTGAAACCCGGACCCGGATGCGAAAGTCCGTGGAGGATCTGAGCCGGGAGTTGGCGACGGTCCGCACGGGACGCGCCTCCCTCCATCTGTTCGATCCCATCAGGGTGGATTACTACGGGACGTTGACGCCCATCAGCCAGCTCGCCACCCTGCACGTGGCGGAAGCGACCATGGTGACCATCCAGCCCTGGGACCCGACCCAGATCGAGAACATCACCCGGGCGATTCTGGCCTCCAATCTGGGCCTTAATCCTTCCAACGACGGACGGCTCATCCGGGTGCCCATCCCTCCGCTGACCGAGGAGCGGCGCAAGCAGTTGGCCAGGCATGTCCGCAAGGTGACCGAACAGCACCGGACCGCGGTCAGAAACATCCGGCGCAGCTCCAACGACCGGTTGAAGAAACTTTCCAGGAGCAAGGCCATCTCCGAGGATGACGAGCACCGCGGGTACGATAAGGTCCAGAAGATCACCGACGACTTCATCGCCCAGGCGGATGATCTGGGCCGGCTGAAAGAGAGTGAGGTCCTGGAGGTCTGA
- a CDS encoding arginine decarboxylase, pyruvoyl-dependent, which produces MLVPGRLFLTRGSGRHREKLISWELALHDAGISSFNLVRVSSIFPPRCRLVSSQEGLKALVPGQVVFAVLSKNTTSEPGRMIAASIGLAAPRDSDRHGYLSEHHSFGETAATAGNHAENVAVQMLSASLGLPSGEDDADNGRTRRRERCGEFAETTSIAQCATGDRGGLWTTVVAAAVLLP; this is translated from the coding sequence ATGCTGGTGCCCGGCCGACTGTTCCTGACGCGTGGTTCCGGACGCCACCGCGAAAAACTGATCAGCTGGGAATTGGCGCTCCATGACGCCGGGATCTCCTCCTTCAACCTGGTTCGCGTCTCCAGCATCTTTCCTCCCCGATGCAGGCTGGTCAGCAGCCAGGAAGGACTGAAAGCGTTGGTTCCCGGTCAAGTGGTGTTCGCCGTGCTCAGCAAGAATACGACTTCGGAGCCCGGCCGAATGATTGCCGCGTCCATCGGTTTGGCCGCGCCCCGGGATTCGGACCGGCATGGCTACCTGAGCGAGCACCACAGCTTCGGAGAAACCGCGGCGACAGCGGGAAACCACGCCGAAAACGTGGCCGTTCAGATGCTGTCCGCGAGCCTGGGCCTGCCCTCGGGCGAGGATGACGCCGACAATGGCAGGACGCGGCGCCGGGAACGATGCGGCGAGTTCGCCGAAACCACCAGTATCGCCCAGTGCGCCACCGGTGACCGGGGCGGTCTGTGGACGACCGTCGTCGCGGCCGCAGTCCTGCTGCCGTGA
- the lepB gene encoding signal peptidase I: protein MPEEQPPETAVRQERTEARDSENQGSLAGVFNELRGWARDILVAAVAAVLIVVFVVQPVKVEGTSMAPRLADQERIFVSKLSYRFSNIERGDIVVFWYPRNPAKSFIKRVIGIPGETVEIKGGVVFVDGRRLEEPYLRPEYLDHDYHTAKVPEDQFFVLGDRRNSSNDSRNWGCVPRRNIFGKAVFRYWPVSKAGMIE, encoded by the coding sequence ATGCCGGAAGAGCAACCGCCGGAAACCGCGGTCCGACAGGAACGGACAGAGGCCCGGGACAGCGAGAATCAGGGATCTCTGGCCGGCGTTTTCAACGAGTTGCGCGGTTGGGCTCGAGACATCCTCGTCGCCGCAGTCGCCGCCGTCCTCATCGTCGTATTCGTGGTCCAGCCGGTCAAGGTGGAGGGGACCAGCATGGCCCCCCGCCTGGCTGATCAGGAACGAATTTTTGTCAGCAAGCTTTCCTATCGTTTCTCGAACATCGAACGCGGCGATATCGTGGTCTTCTGGTACCCTAGGAACCCGGCCAAGTCTTTCATCAAACGGGTCATTGGGATTCCCGGTGAAACCGTGGAGATCAAAGGAGGTGTCGTATTCGTCGACGGCCGGCGCTTGGAGGAACCTTATTTGCGGCCTGAGTACCTGGACCACGACTATCACACGGCCAAGGTTCCTGAGGACCAGTTCTTTGTACTGGGAGATCGGAGAAATTCCAGCAACGACAGTCGAAACTGGGGATGCGTGCCGCGCCGGAATATTTTCGGGAAGGCCGTGTTCCGATACTGGCCCGTCTCCAAGGCGGGCATGATCGAATAG